The genomic region ATCATTAGATTTTCTTACTAGAAGAggtgtgtatgtataatgtaaACAAGCAAGTACTGtccaaccaacctgacatcatgttggtagacaaggaacagaagactgcagtagtggtggatgtggcaatacccagttaCTATAAAAGCAGGAAGAAGGAACACGAGAAGatagacaaataccaaggactgaagtAGGAGCTAGAAagtatgtggaaagtgaaggcagcagTAGTCCCAATTGTTATAGGAGCACTTCTATAGTGTGTTGTGACTCCCCAAATTggtgggagtggcttcaacagattccaggtgggacatctgagatcgctgtccagaaaagTGCAGTTAaggatactgcacagaaccctcagactcccagacCTCTGGTAGAGaacctgagaatgaggaataaatataccaCTCAGGAGGGAtgagaaaatgtatatatttaaaaaccaaaatgaaaaaaaaaaaaaaaaaaaatatatatatatatatatatatacagttgcaagcaaaagtatgtgaaccctttggaatgatatggatttctgcacaaattggtcataaaatgtgatctgatcatcacaacaatagacaatcacagtctgcttaaactaataacacacaaagaatgaaatgttgccatgtttttattgaacacaccatataaacattcacagtgcaggtggaaaaagtatgtgaaccattggatttaataactggttgaacctcctttggcagcaataacttcaaccaaacgtttcctgtagttgaagatcagacgtgcacaacggtcaggagtaattcttgaccattcctctttacagaattgtttcagttcagcaatattcttgggatgtctggtgtgaatcgctttcttgaggtcatgccacagcatctcaatcgggttgaggtcaggactctgattgggccacttcagaaggcgtattttcttctgtttaagccattctgttgttgaattacttctatgctttgggtcattgtcctgttgcaacacccatcttctgttgatcttcacctggtagacagatggccttaagttctcctgcaaaatgtcttgataaacttgggaattcatttttctttCGATAATAGCAACCCGTCCAGGTcctgacacagcaaagcagccccaaaccatgatgcccccaccaccatacttcacagttgggatgaagttttgatgttggtgtgctgtgcctctttttcgccacacatacattcttccaaacaactcaactttggtttaatctgtccacagaatattttgccagtactgctgtggaacatccaggtgctcttgtgcaaactatacgtgcagcaatgttttgtttggacagcagtagcttcctctgtggtatcctcccatgaaatccattcttgtttattgttttacgtattgtagattcgctaacagggatgttagtatttgccagtgacttttgtaagtctttagctgacactctaggattcttcttcacctcattgagcagtctgcgctgtgctcttgcagtcatctttacaggacggccactcctagggagagtaacagcagtgctgaactttctccaattatagacaatttgtcttaccgtggactgatgaacagcaaggcttttggagatacttttataaccctttccagctttatgcaagtcaacaattcttaatcgtaggtcttctgagggctcttttgtgcgaggcatcattcacatcaggcaatgcttcttgtgaaaagcaaacccagaactggcgtgtgtgtttttatagggcagggcagctgtaaccaacacctccaatctcatctcattgattgactccagttggctgacatctcactccaattagctcttggagatgtcattagtctaggggttcacatactttttccacctgcactgtgaatgtttacatggtgtgttcaataaaaacatggcaacatttcattctttgtgtgttattagtttaagcagactgtgattgtctattgttgtgacttagatgatgatcagatcacatttttttttgaccaatttgtgcagaaatccatatcattccaaagggttcacatactttttcttgtatatatatatatatatatatatatatatatatatatatatatataatttttttctttctttttttttatttatttgatcacACCTCCTTGGTGGTATATTTCTTCCTAattctcaggtcctctaccaaaggcctgggagtctgagggttctgtgcagtatcttagaGTTTACTTCTTTATAATTCCCATGTAAAACCACCAAAAATATCATACAGACATGATAGGAGATGAAAGTCCGCAACCTCCCTTTCATACTAGTCAGCATAATAAAAGTTTATTTAGAGTGCCATCAACATCAGCCATGTTTTGAAGATATACAGTAAGATTTTCATTAGAAATAATGACTAGTAGAGGGCTTAATCTGGATCCATGTGATATTGGATTAATAGTATTTAGGTGTTGTggaatttatttactaaacaccaaattgtagtgaatggAAAACCAAACCAAACAATTTTAGCCCAAACATATTCTTTGGGGAAAAAATATCCAACTGTGCTACACCGACAGCTTGGCAGTTTTTAGCCAATATGTGATCAATTTTAGGGCAGAGAAATACctctgaaattttttttattattgtttaatttaGACAGTAGTAATTCTTAATTTGTAAGgggaaaactatttttttcatcTACTGGTAGAGGATGTATGCCACAATGTAATTCTGGGTGGTATTTGTTTTTCTGGTTCAGACCTCATAAAGCATCATAGTAAGAGGTAGCCAATTTTTCCTCTTGCTTCTCTACCTTGatcctcactctgccacactgtGTTTTATGCTATCCAAATCTATCGACTacgttattttcttttttttcccctctagcTACTGATATGTACATGTTGCTTCTTAAATGTTTGAGTtgatcagttaaaaaaaaaaaaagtataccctCGACCTATAAGAGCCACGACATTCACGACTCCTTCATAACAGCACGGGGGACAATCACTCGAGATGTGGAAGCATTAGGATTGGGAACGGACAGCCCGCCCCAACTCATGGAGAGGGGGCAACCCCCTAAGAACATGACAGACCCCTGAGGCACCATTAGACGACAAATTACTCAGGACCCTAACTCCATGACACGGGCATTCGACGACTGAAACGCACACCAACGTGTGAGGAGGATGCCTACCCTCCACTGTAGAAAGAGGGGGAGGCCTTCCAGAGCACTAATCCCTTGAGACTGGCCTAGTGACTACTCACTGTAACCCAAAAGCCTGGTCAGTTGAAAACACAGGATAAACACGGCTGCTTCCGTCCCAATTACAGTGTAAAGTGAATCCCCCTCCTTCACACAGGCATGTTGTACACCTGCAGCCTAAACTGTATTATTCAATACCTTTACCTCTGTATATTATTGTACTTTTGTCATTACCTGTACATTACCCAATGTTACCTTTTAGACTTGAAAatgaaaaagaattaaaaaacaagtaTGCATTAGTCACCATAAAATTGAGACAATGAGCATATCGACTAAACAATAGCCACATTTGCAAAATCTAAACTAAGATAGCTGGTTTTGAACATTTTCAAATTCACCTATAGTCACAGATTGGCTTTTATCACCTAAATTATAACTTACTTCATGTCAGTGGAATAAATCTCAACATTGTCATAAATAGCAGTTGTGGATGGAACAAGATCTGTGCAACACCAAATATACGGACAATATCCCTAATTAGTATAGCCTAAATTACCTTGGGGTGGCAAGCACTGAACTAAAAAACAGACTCAAATGTAGAATTTATGAACATGGTCTAAGtcagaggtttaaaaaaaaaaaaaaccttgagtgACAGCTAAAGACTGGAGGAAATCACTGGAACTGGTTAATATAAGTTTATGAGTCTACTATACAGAAAACATTGAACAGGCATGGTGTTCACGGGAGACCACCACAATGAAAGCTgcggcttaaaaaaaaacaaaaaaaaacacgccTTTGCTGTGCACCTGAAGATTGCCAAAGACTTGTAAAATGTTttgtggactgatgaaatgaagGTTGAGTTGTCTGAGAACACGCAGAGCCATGTTTAGCGTAAATATGGCACCCAATACCAATATGAAAACATCATCCAACGGTTAAGTACGGTGGAGGTAGCATCATGATTTGAGGCTGTTTAGTTCCTGGACCACCCGCGATCATCTAGGgtaggggttctcaaccttgtcctcaaggaccccctaccagtccagggtttagggattacctgggtgtgtctaaggtgtttaaataaaaaaaaggaaaaaaaaacaccttagagtctaaggtgtttttttccccctttttctaaacaccttagacacacccaggtaatccccaaatcctggactggtagggggtccttgaggacgaggttgagaacccctgatctagGGAAAAATTGATTCTTAAGTTTATAAAGATATCCTATAGGATAATCAGGGTGACTGTTTGCCAGCTGAAGTGCAGTATAAGTTGGGTGATGCAGCAGGACAAAGATACTAAACTTTGAATTAAATTCACTACAGAAATGGTGAAAAGAAGGAAACAAGCCTTTTGGACTGGCCCACACAGACCCCATAGAGATGCTTTAGAATGATGTCAAGAGTGCAGTTCACATGAGACATCCTAAGAGTGGTCTAAAATTCCTCTTGAACGTTGTGTAGGTCTAATCTCACACTATATGGACTGTTTATTAGTTTTGATTATAGGAGCGCTCACACTATACGTACATTTGGTCTAATCCACAAATACATTAAATGCTTGACTGCGCTTATTGCAGCCGAAGGAGAATCGACTAGCTAATAAATCCAATGGTTCACTTTTTCAACATCAATGTGAAGGTTTAATGGGATGTTTTCAACAAAGACATGGAAGTCTCCAGTTGTGAGTTTGATGAAGATGAGATGACATGACATTTCGTGACCAATTAATGCAGAGAACCAACTAATTCCAAAGGATTTACATACCGTTTTCTTGCCATTGAATATTCACCGGCACATTCAGagatttttttattcatatgtgtaaaaatgtatacttaattggcgcacatttttttttaataaaccaattaaaatacaaaaacaagttGAAAGGTGTTTCAACAATTTcaattttctttaaatacaaatcTGTCTATCAATACACAGAATATTTGAGCTCTAAACATATATTGATCTCTTAAGTCtttaaaaaactaatttaatCTGAATCAACCTGAAGAAGAAAGAAGTAGAATTAAGCATGTATCTTTGCAGGTATTGCATACGTAGATAATAATATACACTatttacaagtaaaaaaaaaaagaagaaaaccccaaaaccagagggaagaaaaaaatttaaaaaaaaaaaagtgaaaacaaagTTCCTTTATACCAACACATTCGTTTCACAACATCTGAGATATTTTAATGCAATTTATAGTTCGAACTAAGGCACAGTAGTTATTGCTAGAGATATTAACTAGTGACATTTGATTCATATTTTATATTGGTAGATttcaaattgaaaagaaaaaacaatgccTTGAGAACAGTGCAAAACAACAGTTAAGTTGCATTTGATTTACACAGatttatatttttcctttcaCTTGATTTATACGAAAAAAGGCATTATGTTTATTGCTATTTGTCAAGTAGTCATGTTTAAGTAACGGATAATGGAACTCTGTTTTTAAAATGCATAGTTTTGcggatataaaatatttacaagaaaACAAAATAGAATTTACAGAAAGCACAGCTTGAATGAATACATTAAAagaacaacaacaatctcatagaaaaatatttgcattaaaGACTGCAAAACTATACTTCAGAGTAGAAAATTCATGTTTCTTTATGGTAAGGAGAGGGTCTGTGAGAAATTATAAGCAAACTGGAATTTGTATTTAAAATTCCTGATTGCAActgcagaaacaaaaaaaacaaaaaatcaaaacCTATTGAAAAATCTGTGAAACATTTTACTGCCAGCGTATAATGggaattgaaaaaatatatagatttgcttagatttttcttttaaattacatAATTCAAGAGCCcatcacatttatatataaaaattaactaTACATGTTTTGTTAATTTGAGTCAAAGGCCCATTGGTCATTTTCCTGTTTGATTTCCAGTTGTGATGAAAAGCCATTTGAATTGGTgaccaccaatacacattgaggTTGGAATTTCTGCTCAGGCTGCTCATCGGTATCATTGGGATCCTCCTGTAAACCCCCGCTAGAAGATGTAGAAAGAAATGTCTGTCTGGCTTCAGGTGACTTGATTACAGATGTGATCACGGTGCCTGTAGGGTGAGTGGCCAGTGTGGAAGTGCTGGGAGATAAGGTCATTATGGGGGAGGTCACACTGAAGGTTGGAGAGGAAGGCATGCTGACTGTGCCATTGCAAAGGCTTTGGACATTGTTATTGAGAACCTGCTGAACCTGGTTTGAGCTGAACAGAATGGATGGTGGAGAAGAGCAAGTTGTTGAAGGCTGGAGGACCATCTCATCTTTAATCAGTGTCATAGGCTGTGTGGAAGGAATGGCTTGAAATATAAATTTCTGTGAGCCGGCTCCTGCTCCTGGATCTGTGCTTGTTATGACTGTGGTGAGAGGCACTGTTTGAAGGGTTAAAGTGTGCAGCTGCTGATTCCCAGGAGAAACAACTACTGGCACTTGTCCTGGAGACTGAATAGTCCTACAAAGACACAGAAATATGGTCATTAAAGAAACACAGTCTGTGTACATTATTTAAATAGTTATACTGgtcaataaaaatgttttatatttaaatcaaTGTTACTATTTCCTCAGATGAACATAAACTGGCTTTTATGCTGCACTAGCACTACGATCTAgaccaggggtcagcaacctatggcacctgtgccatgcatggcactcaaggctgccagagcctGCCATCAGAAGTCCCCAGTGGGACTTCACATATCTGCTAGTGAAACCCGAGCAGTGATTGTAGGTGGGGAGGCACTATCTTCAATTAATGctttgcagcacttagaggaagtgatctgcaACTCCTGCACATGACCTGTACTTTGCCATCACAGTCCCACTTGATCTCATGGTAGCCACTCACACTGTtaaatatacacagagctgcagaagaagcctcACCCTCatgcaaataatacaaacagcccacacactaacacacacacagtccccacaaacactccacacatacacgcacactaccccacaagcagacacacacatcaccaaacacacaatgtgacatatcatccagacACTATTCCACAAGCAGTCCCCACACATAGCCTACATGTATAGGTTTCATACACAATACctcaaactactcatgaacataatcaatataacagcccacatacacacaaatataatgtTACAAAGCAACTGAAGCACCCATAAAAACCACAAGCACAatacaataacatacacacatcaatataaagaaaaataggaccggcacgccaaGGGACTTCAATCTCtcattttggcacagtactactgaaATATTGCCAACCCCTGTACTAGACACAAATCATACTATTGAATAAAATTTATAAGGGATTAACAATGTCTCCACATTCTCTATGTGTACTAATCATGTAGTTTGTATATCAATGGTATCATGTAACAGTCCATCTTAAACATTTTAATGAGGGCAAGATGGCTTactattaaaggaacagtgtGGTTCAGATTACTATGCTTCATATAGGGTGGGAATATTGATTATTTgattttggtatttttttatattggcagTCCATACTCGTTTTCAGTTAAAGCTGATGCATCACTGTTGAGTATTTATTCCTTCCTCTGTTCCAAAATGGTGCATCTGTTATTATAACTCACTGAGAATTATTCTATATAGTAtatatgtgtgagggtgcggtgtgtgcctgagggtggtgtgagtgtgtgaatatgtttgaaggcattgtgtgtgtgtgtgtgtgtgtgtgtgaggtgggggaggggacagatttaaatatattaaatatgtaatatttttaattaaaaaaaaaaacacaacaactttATATCCCCCCTAAGTTAtcttttgcctgggaggggggggccgtgctgcagtccctggtggtcctagtggtgagtgaactctagcgagatctcgcgagaggacccagcggagctgcaagatacaGCTCCACCGGGTCCTCCTTACTTCCCTttactttgatctccccaccggtccatgaaggcacatagcAGGGCCGGCGCACAGATAGCGCCtgctctgcatggaccgacaggaGATTTCCTGtgatctcctctgccggctttggcccaccgggcatttgcccggtatgccggaTGGCCAGTATGGGCCTACTCACAGGGATGGGTGACGTGAGGTTATGATTGGTGACTGAAGTTTCCAGATGTGGAAGACAGCGTGCAGTGACAGGTGGGTAAGTTATTGGTAATATCAGTAAATTACAAGACCAATACCAATGATCAGAAATATGTTGACAATCGTCAGAAACAATAAGACTATTCCTACTTATGACATcagtaacagtatttttttttaaaggagttcAAATAGATCTAAATATGACAGATTATGTCACTTAattataatttaatttgcaatgtcTAATTTTTATTCTACTCCAATTAAAGATaccacatttttattttgcctaatgTATTATGTCCAAATGACATAATTTTTTTCATGATgccagaagaaaaagaaaaaaaaggaaaaaaatccaaaGCCTCATGCATCATAGCTCTTACGCCTCATCAAACCACCAAGCAAGAAACAAAACATCTTATATCTGTAAGCCCTGTAACACAATACAGTAATTTCTCTCATTTAAAACACTATGAACCGTGCAAAGGCACAATAAAATTAATGAGAACCTCTGTCTTAAATGAGGGGAAGATGCCCATAAGTGGTCCCCATTCACATATCACATGAATAAGATGATGCTTGCTACTCTATTTTGCATGCTTCCCTTTGAATGCCAAATTACAATTAAAAGCTATAGAAGAAACATCCGCCACTTCTGGGTGACTTCATGGGCACTGCAAGATAATCAAAgcctaaagatttttttttttttttttttttttatggacattGAGAAATTTGAATTTTTGGGGTTTTAACATTACCTAGAGTGTATTAAAAAGGCTAGCTAATAAATACATTCACCTTTCTTTTTCAAATTGTAATGTGTTCTTTCTGGTAAAGCACATTGCAGTAAGCTACTTAAAGCGTAAGGTGTCTTAAACCAGACCACAACATttagaacaaaagaaaaaaagggaagttGGGTATTTTTCACTCAGCTTTTTTCTGTTGAGCTAAATGTGAACTTCGCACCAACAACGGTTTAATGAATTAACTCAAACGCTTTAAAACTAGACAGACATCAGAAGATCCAGGgtcaaaatatgatttttttaaattaaatagtctAGGCATTGCCAGCTTTCGATACTGGTAGAATCGTAATGAAAAGTGCAATGTTTAATGAGAAGAAATCCTTAATCTACAAGAACTCAAATCTGTGGCACTTGCAGTCTCCCTAGTCTTATTTTTACGGTGCTCAACTCTGGTCAAAATATATGACATAATGCACGCAGAAGACTTGATAAATGTCTTTTAAACAAGTCTGCTTTGATGTGCAATTATAATGAAATCCAAATTAATGTATCAGTCTATCAAGACATATCTTTAGCTAAATCTTTTGTTTTCTCAAATCACCATTTTtgtttgtacatttttattttatatatatatatatttttttttttaactacaagaACAACTTTATATGGATAACTGGTTAATTTATACTCATTTATTTTGCTACACACTAATATACATCAAGCTTATTTCTACCTGCATTGAGTGTTGCCAAATGCTTATATTTACACACAAGGCactattttttcatttgtttttaagtTGACTTACTTAAGAAGCACAAACTAAATGTATCACCACTTCAACAACTGACAGATCACTATTTTCACATTGATTATCACATTGATATTGTTTATACATGTACCATGACAGATGATTCATTTCTCTATCGCATGTGTTAGACCAAATGTTGAAATTTGGGTGAAACGTTACTGCCTTAAAAGCTAGCAGGGACGAATGTTTTCTATTACAGTTTCTAATACACTGATGGTGTCAGGTTATTGTTTTGATTCTCACCTTATAGTATGAGTAGGTGGTAAGGAGTCGTTCTGAATGCTGCATGTTAAAGTTTGATCTGGAACCGATTGTCCAGTTTGCATTAAATGCACTGTCCGAAAAAGCTGGGTTGGATGAGGCTTCGGCGAGTGAGCAGTGTGAACTGTCCTCAATAAATCTGATGGCATTAAGGACAGTTGTTGCTGAGCAGTTTCCACCGGTTCTTTTACTTTGGAGGATTTTGAGGCCCCATTTTTTACAACAGTGGTTGAGTTGGTTTTAATTCCCGAGTTTGAAGACCCTTTTGATGCCCTTGTCTGATTCCGGCTGGGAGTAGAAGCTGAAGAGTGCAAGGAGAGATCAGAAGACAAGCTTCCAGAGTATTCGGTGCTGGAGTTTGTGTCTTCCTCATCTATAAATACAAGATCCTTTGGCATTTCCTTGAACTGATAGACAAGGCGTTGACCTTCTACTTTAGCAAGAATACCTCTTTGGTAATAG from Pelobates fuscus isolate aPelFus1 chromosome 1, aPelFus1.pri, whole genome shotgun sequence harbors:
- the ELF1 gene encoding ETS-related transcription factor Elf-1, with the protein product MATAVQPNELVFEFASNVMDDEHQLGDPSIFPAVIVEHIPNADLLHSYSGLICDEPNDMIAENSLDVAEEQIIEDDDLTLTVEASCQSGDETMETIEAAEALLNMDSPDPLLDEKKLANIFGSCEDDLMDSPITHVSVTVDGIPEVMEFHPNMYAEPADSPLSEQPKKRKGRKAKTPRSESPTTTPNISVKRKNRDGKGNTIYLWEFLLALLQDKATCPKYIKWTQREKGIFKLVDSKAVSKLWGKHKNKPDMNYETMGRALRYYYQRGILAKVEGQRLVYQFKEMPKDLVFIDEEDTNSSTEYSGSLSSDLSLHSSASTPSRNQTRASKGSSNSGIKTNSTTVVKNGASKSSKVKEPVETAQQQLSLMPSDLLRTVHTAHSPKPHPTQLFRTVHLMQTGQSVPDQTLTCSIQNDSLPPTHTIRTIQSPGQVPVVVSPGNQQLHTLTLQTVPLTTVITSTDPGAGAGSQKFIFQAIPSTQPMTLIKDEMVLQPSTTCSSPPSILFSSNQVQQVLNNNVQSLCNGTVSMPSSPTFSVTSPIMTLSPSTSTLATHPTGTVITSVIKSPEARQTFLSTSSSGGLQEDPNDTDEQPEQKFQPQCVLVVTNSNGFSSQLEIKQENDQWAFDSN